The sequence CGGGCTGTCCGCCTTCTTCGCGTGCCCCAGCGAGGGCTCGTCCACGTAGAACGTGTCCTGCATGTCCCGCGCGGGGTGGTCCTTCGGCAGGTTCAGCGCCTCGAAGTTGAAGTAGTCCAGCTCGATTTCCGGGCCGCTGGCCACGTCGAAGCCGAGCCGCGAGAAGGTGCGGACGATGTCCTCCATCGTCCGGGACACCGGGTGCCGGCTGCCCGGCGCCACCGTGCGCCCCGGCAGCGTCACGTCCAGGCCCGGGCCCTTGAGCTGCGCCGCCAGCTCCGCCTCTTCCACGCGCTGCACCGCGTCCGCGAGCAGCTTCTCCAGCTCCGCCTTGACGGAGTTGGCCACCTCGCCCAGCGTCCGCCGCTCCTCGGGGGGCAGCTTGCCCATGCCGCCCAGGACTCCGGACAGCTCGCCCTTCTTGCCCAGGTAGCGGACCCGAAGCGCCTCCACCGCGGACTTCTCGGACGCGACGCCAATCTCCTGTCGCGCGGACTCCGCCAGCGCCAGCAAACGATCCCGCATGGCCTTCCGCCTCCACGCCCCATGCGCCCTCAGGCACGAGGCAAAAAAAAGGGCCGCCCCGAAGAGGCAGCCCGTTCACTCACCCGGAAACGGGCGGAGGCTGAAGCCACCGCCCTCTTCCGTCCTGTTACCAGCCCTCACGGGCCAGCGTGTCTCAGGCCGCCTTCGTGCTGTTGGCGACGGCCGCAAAGCCCGCGGGGTCCGCGATGGCCATGTCGGACAGCACCTTGCGGTTCAGCCCGATGTTGGCCTTCGCCAGGCCGGCGATCAGCTTCGAGTAGGACAGGCCCACCGTGCGAGCGGCCGCGTTGATGCGGACGATCCACAGACGGCGGAAGTCCCGCTTGCGCTGCATGCGGTCGCGGCTGGCGTAGTCCAGCGCCCGCTCAACGGCCTGGTTGGCGCGCTTGTAGCAGTTCTTCCGACGGCCACGGTAGCCCTTGGCCAGCTTCAAAATCCTATTGCGACGGCGACGAGCCTTGAAACCCTTCTTGACGCGCATGACTCAACTCCCGACTGCGTAGTTTGGAGCCCCGCGGTTGTTGGCGTACCGCCGCACCGACGAGGCCACGCTTACTGCTCACTTCGCTTCAGCTCAGCCCCCGTAGGGGAACATCTCCTGGATGACCTTCTTCGCGTCCATGTCGCGCAGATGGCCAGTGCCGCGGTTGCCGCGCTTCTGCTTCGGCGTCTTGGCGTGCGTGAAGAGGTGCTTGCCGTAGGCCTTACCGTGCTTGACCTTGCCGCTCTTCTTCACATCGAAGCGCTTCTTCGCGCTGCTACGGGTCTTCAACTTCGGCATCGTCCTGATCCTTCCTCACTCAGTGCCGTCAGCGTCCGGCCTCGGGCGTTGTCAAACCGGGCCGCAGCAAGAGCCGGCAGCCTCTATCACTATTTCGGCTCGGAGGGTGGGGAAGATGTCACCGCCGTGGCGG comes from Pyxidicoccus parkwaysis and encodes:
- the pheS gene encoding phenylalanine--tRNA ligase subunit alpha codes for the protein MRDRLLALAESARQEIGVASEKSAVEALRVRYLGKKGELSGVLGGMGKLPPEERRTLGEVANSVKAELEKLLADAVQRVEEAELAAQLKGPGLDVTLPGRTVAPGSRHPVSRTMEDIVRTFSRLGFDVASGPEIELDYFNFEALNLPKDHPARDMQDTFYVDEPSLGHAKKADSPVLLRTHTSPVQVRYMLNRKPPIRAVMPGRVYRRDSDITHTPMFHQVEGLLVDKDVTFAELKGSLDAFVKAFFGSDTRTRFRPSFFPFTEPSAEVDISCTSCGGKGCRVCKQTGWLEVLGSGMVHPNVFTSAGYDPGEVTGYAFGMGVERIAMLRYRIDDLRMMFENDARFLEQF
- the rplT gene encoding 50S ribosomal protein L20 — its product is MRVKKGFKARRRRNRILKLAKGYRGRRKNCYKRANQAVERALDYASRDRMQRKRDFRRLWIVRINAAARTVGLSYSKLIAGLAKANIGLNRKVLSDMAIADPAGFAAVANSTKAA
- the rpmI gene encoding 50S ribosomal protein L35, which translates into the protein MPKLKTRSSAKKRFDVKKSGKVKHGKAYGKHLFTHAKTPKQKRGNRGTGHLRDMDAKKVIQEMFPYGG